From a region of the Procambarus clarkii isolate CNS0578487 chromosome 18, FALCON_Pclarkii_2.0, whole genome shotgun sequence genome:
- the LOC123754388 gene encoding LOW QUALITY PROTEIN: CCR4-NOT transcription complex subunit 9 (The sequence of the model RefSeq protein was modified relative to this genomic sequence to represent the inferred CDS: deleted 1 base in 1 codon): MNPLGNAQGTAPCQRFLGAGSGITSAERDKIYQWIIELANPETRENALLELSKKRESVPDLAPLLWNSFGTIAALLQEIINIYPAINPATLTAHQSNRVCNALALLQCVASHPETRSQFLAAHIPLYLYPFLQTVSKTRPFEYLRLTSLGVIGALVKTDEQEVINFLLTTEIIPLCLRIMESGSELSKTVATFILQKILLDETGLNYICQTYERFSHVAMILGKMVIALAKEQSARLLKHVIRCYLRLSDNPRAREALRQCLPDQLKDQTFAACLKDDKSTKHWLQQLLANLESTATADPRIALPPLAAQ, from the exons ATGAATCCTTTAGGGAATGCTCAG GGTACAGCTCCATGTCAGAGATTCTTGGGTGCAGGGAGTGGCATTACTAGTGCTGAACGTGATAAAATATACCAGTGGATCATTGAACTTGCGAACCCAGAAACAAGAGAAAATGCTCTTCTTGAATTGAG TAAGAAGCGAGAGTCTGTCCCTGATCTTGCCCCACTGTTATGGAACTCATTTGGAACCATTGCTGCTCTACTCCAAGAGATCATCAATATCTATCCTGCTATTAATCCAGCCACACTCACAGCTCATCAGAGCAATAGGGTCTGCAATGCTTTGGCTCTTCTTCAG TGCGTAGCTTCACATCCAGAGACACGGTCTCAGTTCCTGGCAGCTCACATTCCTCTGTACCTGTACCCATTTCTACAAACTGTCAGCAAGACACGACCTTTCGAATATCTA CGTCTCACTTCTCTGGGCGTCATTGGTGCTCTGGTTAAG ACTGATGAACAGGAGGTTATAAATTTCCTGTTGACGACCGAGATCATCCCACTTTGTTTGCGTATTATGGAATCAGGGTCAGAGCTCAGCAAGACGGTGGCTACATTTATCCTCCAGAAGATCCTACTTGATGAAACTGGACTGAACTATATATGTCAG ACCTACGAGCGATTCTCTCACGTGGCAATGATCCTGGGTAAGATGGTCATTGCTTTGGCCAAAGAACAGTCTGCACGGCTGCTGAAACATGTCATCCGTTGCTACCTGAGGTTGTCGGATAACCCAAG GGCACGAGAAGCCTTGCGCCAGTGTTTACCAGATCAACTCAAGGACCAGACTTTTGCTGCATGCCTCAAGGATGACAAGTCCACCAAGCACTGGCTGCAGCAACTCCTGGCCAACCTGGAGTCCACAGCAACTGCCGACCCACGCATTGCCCTTCCTCCTCTGGCCGCTCAATGA
- the sing gene encoding protein singles bar, translating into MAPHGPSVGWSAGAGRPTVVQPSAFARGGEAGINCGCCTCCTCIHLGFLRSKFGWLKIIQLVLSAISLTLVMNYGLPYSSRIGESFTFYMVTNSACILVVSLLTFCYLISANSFSLIRSSVLEVVFNTLACLMYLTAAPYLSWSVQTFLWISYLTTPYFTVYPAMTATYILGLVLGVVHGVDAWLSYRTFSGRPC; encoded by the exons ATGGCGCCACACGGGCCTTCTGTGGGATGGAGCGCTGGCGCCGGCCGGCCCACAGTCGTCCAACCCTCAGCCTTCGCCAGAGGTGGCGAGGCTGGCATTAACTGTGGCTGCTGTACGTGCTGTACTTGTATTCATCTCGGCTTCCTCAGATCCAAGTTCGGCTGGCTCAAGATAATCCAACTG GTCTTGTCTGCAATCAGCCTTACTCTGGTGATGAACTACGGGCTACCCTACAGCTCAAGAATAGGAGAATCCTTCACCTTCTACATGGTCACCAATTCTGCCTGCATTCTGGTGGTCAGCCTCCTAACATTCTGCTACCTCATCTCTGCTAACTCCTTCAGTCTCATCCGCTCGTCTGTGCTG GAGGTAGTGTTTAACACCTTGGCCTGCCTCATGTATCTGACGGCTGCACCGTACCTGTCATGGTCAGTCCAGACCTTCCTGTGGATCTCATACCTTACCACGCCCTACTTCACAGTCTACCCGGCTATGACGGCCACTTAT ATCCTGGGACTGGTGCTAGGAGTGGTTCATGGTGTCGACGCTTGGCTCTCCTACAGGACGTTTTCAGGTCGCCCATGTTAA
- the LOC123754586 gene encoding probable peptidoglycan muropeptide transporter SLC46 translates to MKLGFCTTVRGRCSRVLGVMKSVTVEPLMLLDGLAFSSIHVYIENLQMDRVCRVNSGFSQQVCDNLKAQPEASVEVQQRYSVFALYNGIIAAALPLFFILFMGAWSDKYGRKVPLVAVQVGHALHAAGYLLASLAPSWPAEVLLAVTLLDTLGGGTVSFLTAANSYIGDVSSEESRTSRVGLANSIWFLGGPVGTLMGTYIYSWGGYLPLFATSLTLSVMAVVYVVVCLPESHGPFVKKTMAVVPDHKTQVELRESVAAVYGLEVNASSTNTLHTRPSLSTMLKDFFNPRRILDSFKSTLRKREGNTRSLILILIFTSLLRRVTRSPYVFAFTRHVLGWQATDYSLWVTYKNLMATAGSLVAVPLLSGCLGVSDNLLAMVGAMSAIFEYVLYGCVSDTRAYFIWIAPVAALMLNCCTIAQRAMMTKFVAKDEIGKVSAVLGALDGLMPMVNSALYTAVYYASVSTFPAAHFFLGVTAAALMILLFCFIMTVGESGQYDVEDAKPSFASGPVTIKSLVMRNNTCWLALSATPFNTHCQQATLCAYPQPPLSVPTLNPHSQQATLCAHPQPPLSASQQATLCAHPQPPLSTSHSPRPPSTPTLSKPLSAPTLNPHSQQATLCAQPPHPLSASHSPRPASTPTLRAHPQPPLSASHSLRPAASTPTLSKPLSTLILNTYFPPTHPQHSPSPSTLH, encoded by the exons atgaagttaggttttTGCACAACTGTCAGAGGCAGGTGTTCGCGGGTGTTGGGCGTGATGAAGAGCGTGACCGTGGAGCCCCTGATGCTGCTCGATGGTCTCGCCTTCTCCAGTATACACGTGTACATAGAGAACCTGCAGATGGATCGGGTGTGTAGAGTGAACAGCGGCTTCTCCCAGCAGGTGTGTGACAACCTCAAGGCACAACCTGAAGCCAGTGTGGAGGTGCAGCAGAGGTACAGTGTCTTCGCCCTTTATAACGGCATCATCGCCGCCGCTCTTCCACTCTTCTTCATCCTCTTTATGGGCGCCTGGAGTGACAAGTATGGCAGGAAGGTGCCGCTAGTGGCAGTGCAGGTGGGCCACGCACTCCACGCCGCGGGCTACTTGCTGGCGTCTTTGGCACCTTCATGGCCTGCCGAAGTGCTACTTGCGGTCACGCTTCTGGACACACTGGGAGGCGGAACCGTGTCATTCTTGACCGCCGCAAACTCTTACATTGGTGACGTGTCCTCGGAAGAGTCGCGCACCTCGAGGGTGGGATTGGCCAATAGTATCTGGTTCCTGGGTGGACCAGTGGGCACTCTGATGGGCACTTACATCTACAGCTGGGGCGGGTACCTGCCACTCTTTGCCACTTCCTTGACGCTGTCCGTGATGgctgtggtgtatgtggtggtgtgtCTTCCTGAGAGCCACGGACCCTTCGTCAAGAAGACCATGGCTGTTGTCCCAGACCACAAGACACAAGTGGAGCTGCGAGAGAGTGTGGCGGCAGTGTACGGGCTGGAGGTGAACGCTTCGTCTaccaacaccctccacacccGCCCAAGTCTCTCCACCATGCTCAAGGACTTCTTCAACCCTCGTCGTATCCTCGACAGCTTCAAGTCGACGCTGAGGAAGCGCGAAGGAAACACGCGATCTCTCATCCTTATCCTCATCTTTACCAGCCTCCTCAGAAGAGTTACTCGAT CTCCTTATGTGTTCGCTTTCACCCGTCACGTGCTGGGATGGCAGGCTACCGACTACAGCCTCTGGGTCACCTACAAGAACCTGATGGCCACCGCTG GTTCCCTGGTGGCGGTGCCGCTGCTGAGTGGCTGTCTGGGAGTGTCCGACAACCTGCTGGCCATGGTGGGCGCCATGTCCGCCATCTTCGAGTATGTCCTCTATGGCTGCGTCTCCGACACTCGAGCTTATTTCATTTGGATAG CGCCAGTAGCGGCCTTGATGCTCAACTGTTGCACCATCGCCCAGCGGGCCATGATGACCAAGTTCGTAGCCAAAGACGAAATCG GTAAGGTGTCTGCGGTGCTTGGTGCCCTGGACGGCCTGATGCCCATGGTAAACTCTGCGCTCTACACTGCCGTCTACTACGCCTCCGTCAGCACCTTCCCTGCTGCTCACTTCTTCCTGGGCGTTACTGCAGCAGCTCTCATGATCCTCTTATTCTG CTTCATCATGACCGTGGGCGAGTCTGGACAGTATGATGTGGAAGACGCCAAGCCAAGTTTTGCTTCGGGGCCCGTCACCATCAAGTCCCTAGTTATGAGGAATAACACTTGCTGGTTGGCCCTCTCCGCGACCCCATTCAACACCCACTGTCAGCAAGCCACTCTCTGCGCCTACCCTCAACCCCCACTCTCTGTGCCCACCCTCAACCCCCACTCTCAGCAAGCCACTCTCTGCGCCCACCCTCAACCCCCACTCTCAGCAAGCCAGCAAGCCACTCTCTGCGCCCACCCTCAACCCCCACTCTCAACAAGCCACTCTCCGCGCCCACCCTCAACCCCCACTCTCAGCAAGCCACTCTCCGCGCCTACCCTCAACCCCCACTCTCAGCAAGCCACTCTCTGCGCccagcctccacacccactcTCAGCTAGCCACTCTCCGCGCCCAGCCTCAACACCCACTCTCCGCGCCCACCCTCAACCCCCACTCTCAGCAAGCCACTCTCTGCGCCCTGCAGCCTCCACACCCACTCTCAGCAAGCCACTCTCCACGCTCATCCTTAACACCTACTTTCCCCCCACCCATCCTCAACACTCGCCCTCACCATCCACTCTCCACTAA